The Poseidonibacter lekithochrous region TATCTTTGTTACTTTTTTTATTCAAAAAGATTTTGAATAATACAATAGCCATAACTATTGGTACTAAATGCCAGATTTTAGATAATGAAGCAAGTATCATTTCACCCATTGTAGCTCTCTCCTATTTTGTTTGATTCATTGTACACTTATAAAATATAAAGTCAAGTCAATTTTTAGTTTTTTATTTTAACCAATTTACATTTTTTATATCAACTAACAAAGCAAGACTTGTCAATTCTTCATCTAGTTTCAATTGTTGTTTTTCATTCCAACCAACATCATCTTCTTTCCAAAAATTTAAAACATCTAAGCTCTTAGCTTTTCTATCTGCTTTTAGTTCAATTCTACCTATAAATTTGTTGCCTTGTAATATTGGATATACATAATATCCCCATATTCTTTTTTCTTTTGGTACAAATATCTCTATTTTATAATCAAAATCAAATATATTTTTGAATCTTACTCTATCTCTGATTGCAGGGTCAAAGGGATTTATTATACGTATTTTTGAGTTTGATTTTGAGTTTTTTAAATCTTCTAGTCTATCTTCTATATCAAGAGGAGCGAAACTATTGATATATTTTCCTTCACTATTTTCCCATTGGACTTTCACTAAATTTTCTTCGTTTTCTTTAATCCAAGTATTTACTTCTTTTGTACTTAATGAACCCCAAAAGTTTTTTATCTCTTTTGCACTTGCGACACTCATTCTATTAAGAGCTTCCATGCAAAGCCAGTTTATTTGTTCACTTTCACTTATGTCTTGTTTTAAAATATCATTAGGAATTATATTTTCACTCAAATTATAATACTTTCGAAAGCTTTTTCTATGGGCAGTTGCGAGTATTCCACAATACCACATATAATCTAGTGTAGTTTTATAAGTAGACCTAGACCACATACTTTTTTCAACTTTTGTACTATTGTCAAAGTCTTGGGAATGTACTGCACCTTGACTTTTGATTTTAGTTAAAATACTCTCAATACCTTCATCATCTAAAATATCTTTATAGTATTTTGATTTATCAAGTCTTTCTTTTGTTCTTTTGAAATGACCTTTCCAAAAGGGATAGAACTCTACGGGTAATACAGAAGCATCATGAGTAAAGTGCTCAAAAATATTCCCTTTTTCCAAAAGTAAATCATCTAACATATATTCTTTATATTTTTTGTTTCTTGACCACAATATATGATGATGTGCTCTTGTTACATTTGGGATTGAGTCTAGTTGAACAAAACCTAGTTCTTTAATAATTTGTAATACATCTAGTTTTTGATTGTTTGTATTTAGTAAGCCATTTGATTTTAACCATAAAAGTCTAATATCATGATTCGAAATTTTTATCATTTTTACTCTTTATTTTTTCAGATTGTAGCAATAATAAAAAGTTATTTATTATTGCTATTTTTATATTCCTCAGAAAGATATAGAAGTATAATTAAATTAATCATGATCAGGTAAAATCATTTCATTTTGTAATAATATTTAGTTTTTATTATCTTTATAAGCAGTTGCATTCATTGTCATTAATGCACCTTTTTTTGGAAGATCAGCTACACAAATTACTGTACGTGTTGGACAATGAGAGCCAAATTCTTCTGCATAAGCTCGATTCATTTCAGCAAAATCTTCAACATTTACAAGAAATACATGTACATGCATTATGTCTTCAAGTGAAGCATCTACATCCGCAAGCATAGAACGGAAATTTCGTACGATTTGTTTCGATTGACTATACGCATCATCCCCAGCCATTTGCGATGTTTCAGGGTCAATACCTGGAGTACCAGAGATAGTTATAAAAGGACCTGCTTTTGCGATGTGATTATATGGACCAATTGGTTCAAACATGTTGTCAGAGGTAATAGTTTCAATTTTCATATTATTATAATATCCTTTTTAATAGTTGTTAATAGAAGTAGATTCTATTATTATAATTATTAAATTATCATTGAACTAATAATTTCTTATTCTTCCACCAAGTAACAAAAAAGCTTTGAGTAGTATTATCTTTTTTATTTTTTAGCCAAACAAGTGGAGATTTTTCTCTAACTAATAATAAATCTATTTCCTCAACTGCTTTATCAAAAGAAATCCATGTATTACAAGTACTACAATCACTAATCCAATCATCACGAGATGGTAAGAAGTATTCAAACTCTTTATATTGCTCTTGACCTACAAACTCTTCACGACTTATATAAAAGCCTCTTACACAAGAGTTATTGATAACAGGTATATCTTTTCCTAATAAATGAAGAGGAACAAATATATTCCCTTTAAGACAAATCTTTTGCTCAAACGAATCTGTATCTAAACCATCTAAATACTCTTGGGTTTCGTCTTTATGTAATAATGGAAGTTGTTTGTTTTTTAGTTTGGCTAGTTTTTTTACAAAGGTATCGTTTTTATTCGGACCTATGTATCTATCTATTTCAGAAGGAATAGAATCATCATATAAATAAAACTTGTATACATGCTCAACATGTAAATACTTATTGGCTTTTTTATCATAGATAATAAAGTCCAATTCCCCAAGGGTTTGTTTGTTATTTATGATTTGGATATTGTTTTTAATTAAATCGTAGTTTTTTGACTGTTGGATATAAAACTCAAAGAAACGCTCTATTCGAACTCCCATAGTTAGATTATCTACGACATTTAATTGAGAAAAATCAAAGTCTTTTATTTCATCTATATCTAGTTGTATTTGATTTAGACCATTTAGTTCTGTGAATAAAGAAGGTGTATTCATAAAGCCTAAAAATTGGGTTTTTAAATTATTCATTTAGTATGATACTCAAAGTTGTATAAAGTGGAGATTGAAGCTAAAAGATTTATTAATTCAAATCCATTCTTGATTATTACTACTTACTGTAACATCACTTTCCAAATCTCCAGTATGCGCCGTACTAGCAGGTTCTATCATCATAAAATGAGTATCATCCTTGGCAATAGGACAATGTTCAACTCCTTTAGGAACTACATACATCTCACCTTCTGATAAAACTATATTTTCTGTTTTTAATTGTAAAGTCAGTTCACCTTTGAAAACTATAAAAAGTTCATCTTCATTAACATGTTTATGCCAAACAAGTTCACCACTTCCTTTTGCGATTTTTACAAGTTGACCATTAGATTGAGTTATTATTTTAGGTGTCCACTCTTCTGAAAAAAGCGAGAATTTTTCTTTTATATTTATCTTCATAATTTACCCTTTTAATTTTATATAAAATTGTATCAAAAAATATGGATTTAAATTAGGATATTATTGCTATAGAAAGTTTTTTGAGTTTTTTATGATAAGACTAAAATAGTATAAGGTGGAGATTGAAAATAAGTAGTGTAATTCTTATGAAAAATATAAATTTCCTATAAGAGTTACAATTACGAATACTTTTACAAGTAGGATTTGTGCGATTTTACTTTCTTTTATTTTATCAATCAAAGTTTAGCCTTTTTTATTTTTAAATATTTATTTGAAATAGATTATATATAAAATATTCTGAATAGTTTTTTATTTTTAGATGAATATATTTCATATTTCTTCCCTTGTCGATATATCTGACGTAGCTACTATTTCTTTCAAGAGTATCCATTATAAAATAATTTTATCTTTAACCTTAATATAATAAAGAAGCTATATAGGACATATCCAAGCACTTAAAGGCCTAATTACTGAATTAACATTTTGAGTAAAGTGCTCTTGCTTATAATATGCTCCAATATACAATATATATTCAAAATTACTGGATAAGCTTTTGTAAATTATATTTTTTGTTGCACAAGAATATAATAATGCTATAGATGTATATTTATCGCCTTTTTTTGCTTTTATTGTAATATATTCTCCTTCACTGATAGGGTCCGTAAAGTCATAACATTCCCACTTATTATCCCTAAGTCTTAACACAACTTCATTATTCATTTTATCAGATAATATAGATGCTCTAAGTAACCAACCATCATCTGATGCTGTACTACTAAAGGGTAATGCATTTGATATTTGTTGAGTTGTAATTAACTTTTGTTTAATAATTTGGTAATTTAAACAACTATATATTTCATTTCTAAAAGATTCTGTATTCTTATTTTCTCCCGGATGAGATATACTGATATTATTGTCTATTGTAAAAGCTTCTACGAAAATCATTGCTTGAATCAAACCTAATGCTCTAAAAAAATTACTTGGATTTTCCCAATCTTTTGATTTTGCATGAGCAAAAATATGCCTATTAAACCCAGAATTTTTTACATAATTTTCTGTATTTCTATAAAAAGAATTTTTTAACCAATTTCTGATTAGTTCTAAAATATAAATTCTTTCATTTAAAATCTTTAAATCTGAAATATTTTTATATTCTTTCGGTATCCAATTAGCACTAATAAAATGTAAATCAATTACTTTTTTATTTGCATTATCAAAACATTTATCAATTTTTTCAATAAAATTTAAATCATCTTCTTTTTTTAAACCTATAATTGAATTTAAAAAATCTTCAATTATAGGAATTAATGATGAAATTGCAACTATTTTCATTCCACTATAAAAAGCAAATACACACTCCCTAATTAATGGCACGTGCTTTGCAAATATTTCGGATTCAGTCATTCTATTTTCTATCATTGGAATGATGTTAGAAAAATTATATAATTCAGGGAGCAATCGTTCAAATTCTTCTTCATAATTTGATATATTCTCTTCGCCTAAACTATAAATTAATTCATTTACTTTAGCCATTGGAAAATAAGGAGGATAAAACCAATCAACTTTGTTCCATAATTCTTCTTCATATAGTAATATCTTTTTTTTATTTATATAATCTGGTGAATCATCAATCTTTTTTCTAGGAAATAAAGCCTTCTTATTATCAATAATAATATAAACAGCATCATATTCAAAATTGAATCCAAATTTCTCTTCTTTTATTAATGTTAAGTTGAACTTTCTAACCTCACAAAAAGACTTAATCTTTTCTAACTCAATATTATCCCATGAGCCTTTAAATCGATTAAAAATAGTAATAAATACTTTTTCCAATTCACTTAGTTTCATTATATACTCCATATAAATATTAGATTATTTTAACTAAAAAAAAGAAAAAGGTTTAAAAAAATTACAATATGAAAGGTATTTTGTTGGAAGTTTGGTGTAGATTTTAAAGAAGGCGAACAAAGGCGTACTAAAGTACGTCGAAGTTCGTATTCTTTGAAAGATGCGCCGAAATTACGGCAAAAAGATTATTCCCACTCGATAGTTGCTGGTGGTTTTGAAGAAATATCATAAACAACTCTATTAATCCCATCAACTTCGTTGATGATTCTTCTTGAGATTGTTTCTAAGATATCATGAGGAATGTATGCAAATGTTGCAGTCATACCATCAGTTGCTTCTACGATTCTAACACACACAGTGTTATCATAAGTTCTGTTATCACCCATAACACCTACTGATTTTACGTTTAATAATACTGTAAATGCTTGCCATGTTTTATCATAGTAACCAGTTGCATGTAATACGTCTAACATAATAGTGTCAGCTTTTCTTAGGATTTCTAAGTCAGGAGAATTAACGTCACCCATAACTCTAATAGCTAATCCTGGTCCAGGGAAAGGATGTCTTCCAATCATATCTCTTGGTAATCCAAGCTCTAATCCAAGTAATCTTACTTCATCTTTGAAGATTTCTCTTAATGGCTCGATTAACTCAAATGTCATCCAATCAGGAAGACCACCAACATTATGGTGAGATTTGATAGTTTTTGAAGGTCCTTTTACAGATACAGACTCAATAACGTCAGTATATAAAGTACCTTGTGCTAAGAACTCGATACCATCGTGTTTTTTAGCTTCTGTGTCAAATACTTCGATGAATGTTTCACCGATGATTTTTCTTTTTGTTTCTGGATCTGTAACACCTTCTAATTTAGTAAGGAATTGCTCAGATGCATCAACAGTAATTAAAGGAACACCTCTTGCTTTGAACATAGCTTCAACTTGAGGTCTTTCGTTTGCTCTTAATAAACCATTATCAACAAATACTGGAACTAATTGATCACCAATAGCTTCAGCTAATAATGTAGCAACAACAGATGAGTCAACCCCACCAGATACACCACATAATACTTTTTTGTCTCCAACTTGTTTTTTGATTTTGTTAATTTGCTCTTTTGCAAAAGAACCCATGTTCCAAGTTGATTCACAACCACAAATGTGTTTTGCGAAGTTTTTAAGAAGTTTTGAACCTTCATCTGAATGATATACTTCTGGGTGGAATTGGAATGCATATACGTTTCTATCAGTATTTGCAATTGCTGCGTATGGTGAGTTTTCACTTGTAGCAATTTGTTCAAAACCAGCAGGAATATTTTCTACTTTATCTCCATGTGACATCCAAACGATTTGACCGTCAGTTGTGTCTTTGAAAATTGGGTTTTCTTTTTTGAAGTCTAATTTAGCTTTTCCGTACTCATGGTGATCCGCAGGAATTACTGATCCACCGAAGTGTTGAGAAATAAGCTGCATACCATAACAGATTCCAAGAATTGGAAGACCTAGCTCAAATACTGTAGCGTCTGGATGATAAGAATCCTCAGCATAAACAGAAGCTGGACCACCTGAAAGAATAATTCCTTTAGGAGTTCTTGCCATAATATCTTCAATACTTTCAGAGTATGGTACAATCTCAGAATACACACCTGATTCTCTAAGTTTTCTAGCAATAATCTGTGTATATTGACTACCAAAATCTAAAACTACTATTGGTACATGTTTCATATTTTCATATCCTCTATGTGATTTTTCAATCATTAATAAGTGCGGATTATATCCAA contains the following coding sequences:
- a CDS encoding winged helix-turn-helix domain-containing protein, which gives rise to MIKISNHDIRLLWLKSNGLLNTNNQKLDVLQIIKELGFVQLDSIPNVTRAHHHILWSRNKKYKEYMLDDLLLEKGNIFEHFTHDASVLPVEFYPFWKGHFKRTKERLDKSKYYKDILDDEGIESILTKIKSQGAVHSQDFDNSTKVEKSMWSRSTYKTTLDYMWYCGILATAHRKSFRKYYNLSENIIPNDILKQDISESEQINWLCMEALNRMSVASAKEIKNFWGSLSTKEVNTWIKENEENLVKVQWENSEGKYINSFAPLDIEDRLEDLKNSKSNSKIRIINPFDPAIRDRVRFKNIFDFDYKIEIFVPKEKRIWGYYVYPILQGNKFIGRIELKADRKAKSLDVLNFWKEDDVGWNEKQQLKLDEELTSLALLVDIKNVNWLK
- a CDS encoding RidA family protein, with amino-acid sequence MFEPIGPYNHIAKAGPFITISGTPGIDPETSQMAGDDAYSQSKQIVRNFRSMLADVDASLEDIMHVHVFLVNVEDFAEMNRAYAEEFGSHCPTRTVICVADLPKKGALMTMNATAYKDNKN
- a CDS encoding DUF1853 family protein, whose translation is MNNLKTQFLGFMNTPSLFTELNGLNQIQLDIDEIKDFDFSQLNVVDNLTMGVRIERFFEFYIQQSKNYDLIKNNIQIINNKQTLGELDFIIYDKKANKYLHVEHVYKFYLYDDSIPSEIDRYIGPNKNDTFVKKLAKLKNKQLPLLHKDETQEYLDGLDTDSFEQKICLKGNIFVPLHLLGKDIPVINNSCVRGFYISREEFVGQEQYKEFEYFLPSRDDWISDCSTCNTWISFDKAVEEIDLLLVREKSPLVWLKNKKDNTTQSFFVTWWKNKKLLVQ
- a CDS encoding cupin domain-containing protein; translation: MKINIKEKFSLFSEEWTPKIITQSNGQLVKIAKGSGELVWHKHVNEDELFIVFKGELTLQLKTENIVLSEGEMYVVPKGVEHCPIAKDDTHFMMIEPASTAHTGDLESDVTVSSNNQEWI
- the guaA gene encoding glutamine-hydrolyzing GMP synthase, which encodes MKHVPIVVLDFGSQYTQIIARKLRESGVYSEIVPYSESIEDIMARTPKGIILSGGPASVYAEDSYHPDATVFELGLPILGICYGMQLISQHFGGSVIPADHHEYGKAKLDFKKENPIFKDTTDGQIVWMSHGDKVENIPAGFEQIATSENSPYAAIANTDRNVYAFQFHPEVYHSDEGSKLLKNFAKHICGCESTWNMGSFAKEQINKIKKQVGDKKVLCGVSGGVDSSVVATLLAEAIGDQLVPVFVDNGLLRANERPQVEAMFKARGVPLITVDASEQFLTKLEGVTDPETKRKIIGETFIEVFDTEAKKHDGIEFLAQGTLYTDVIESVSVKGPSKTIKSHHNVGGLPDWMTFELIEPLREIFKDEVRLLGLELGLPRDMIGRHPFPGPGLAIRVMGDVNSPDLEILRKADTIMLDVLHATGYYDKTWQAFTVLLNVKSVGVMGDNRTYDNTVCVRIVEATDGMTATFAYIPHDILETISRRIINEVDGINRVVYDISSKPPATIEWE